CGAAGACGCCGGACTCGAACCCGCCGCGCAATTCGATCTCTCGGCCCTGCGCGCGATGATGTCGACCGGCGCCGTGCTCTACGACTCGCAGTTCCAATGGGTCCACGACCACGTGAAGCAACTGCAATTGCAGTCGATTTCGGGCGGCACGGACATCATCGGCTGCTTCGTGCTCGGCAATCCCAATCTGCCCGTCTACGCGGGCGAAGCGCAATGCAAGAGCCTGGGCCTCGACGTGCAGGCGTTCGATCAGGGCGCGAGCACCATCATGCCGGGCGAACTCGTGTGCACGAATCCGTTCCCGTCGCGCCCGCTCGGTTTCTTCGGCGATGACGACGGCGCGCGCTTTCATCGAGCCTATTTCGCCGCGAACGAAGGCGTCTGGACCCACGGCGATGTCATCGAGTTCTCGCCGCAAGGCTCCGCGCGCCTGCACGGCCGCAGCGACGGCGTGCTCAACGTGCGCGGCATCAACGTGAGTCCGGGCGAGATTTATCGGATCCTGAGCGAGATCGCCGAGGTTCGTCAGGCAATGGCCGTGCCTCAGACCGGGGCCAACGCGGGCGACGCCGGCCAGCGCATCGTGCTGCTGCTCGTGCTGCGTCCGGGCGCGCAACTCAATGCCGCGCTCGCCGCGCGCGTGCGCCGCGAGTTGACGCGTCAGGGCAGCGCGGCGCTCGTGCCCGATATCATCGTGCAGGTCGATGGCCTGCCCGTCACGCATAACGGCAAGCCCTCCGAAGCCGCCGCGCGCGATGCCGTCAATGGCCTGCCCGCGCGCAACGTGTCGTCGCTTGCGAACCCCGAATGTCTCGACGCGATTCGCGAGCATCCGTCGCTCTCGCGCGAACGGCGCGAACTGCCCGAGCCGGGGAAATCGGCCGCGCAGATCGAGGTTTATCTGTGCGCGCTGTGGGAACAGCAATTCAGCTTCTCGCCGATCGGGCGCGACGACAACTTCTTCGAGCTTGGCGGCCACTCGCTGCTCGCCGCGCGCATGCTCGCCGACGTGCAGCGCACGACCGGCCGCGTGTTGCCCATTGCAACGATGATCGTCGCGCCGACGATCTCGCGTCTCGCCGCCGTCCTCGCCGCCGATCCCGACACGCGCGCCGAAAACTCGACGCTCGTGCAGATGCGCGCGGGCAGCGGGCGGCCGCTCTTCATGGTGCACAGCATCACGGGCTCGGTGATGGAGTGCCTGACGCTTGCGGGCATGCTGCAAAACGAGCGGCCGGTCTATGGATTGCAGGCGCTTGGCCTCGATGGCGACGCAGCGCCGCAACACAGCGTCGAGGAGATGGCGAAGGTCTACGTACAGCGCATGCGCGAAGCGCAGCCGCACGGACCGTACGCGCTCGTCGGCTATTCGTTCGGCGGCCTGATCGCGTTCGAGATCGCGCAGCAACTCGTCGCGGCGGGCGAGCCGATCGAAATGCTGTGCCTGCTCGATACCTACGTGCACGAGCACTGCCTGCCGTGGCCGCTTTGGACGCGCTTCCAGGCGGGCGTCGTCGCGGAACGTCTGCGTGAATTCCGCACGCTCGACGCGCGGGCGCGCGTCGGCTATATGCGCGGCAAGGCGGCCGCCATCGCCGACCGCGTGCGCATGCGCATGGGCAAGCAGGCGCACAAGGCCGCGCCCGACGCGCAAGGTCTGCCGCCCGTGTTGCTGCGCGTGCGCGAATCCATGCGCGTCGCGATGACGACCTACAAGCCGCGCCACTATCTCGGCGGCCCGATCGTGTATGTGCGTGCAACCGTGCTCGACGAGGCGCGCGGCGATCCGCTGCCGGTGTGGCAGCGCGTCGCGAAGCAGGGCCTGTACATCATGAAGGTCGATGGCAAGCACACGGACCTCGTCGTCGAGCCGCATCTCGCGACGGTCGCGCAGACGCTCACGCGGGCGTTGTCGAGCGCATAACGCGGCGTTCTCCGGGTGCCCGATCCGGCCGCCCTACGGGGCGTGCCGGATTGCGCGCGCTTTTTGCCCTTGCTAGCGTGGACGATTCGTGATCGTTGCAATATCGACGCACCCGTCGATCGAACCGATGCCCGCTCCTCAAGACTTCCATTTCCTGCTGCTGCCCGAGTTTTCGTCGATCGGATTCATGTCCGCGATCGAGCCTTTGCGCGTCGCCAACCGCTTTGCGGGCGAGTTGTATCGCTGGCATATCGTGTCCGCCGATGGCGGGCCGGTAGCCGCGAGCAACGGCATCTCGCTTAACGCGGAATGCGCATTCGACGAAGTCGCCGATGCGCGCACCGTGTTCGTCGTATCGGGCTTCGAGCCGCTTTCGAGCTACACGCGCGCGATCGGCGACTGGCTCCGGCGCCTCGACCGCGCGGGCGCCACGCTCGGCGGCATCGACACCGGCAGCTTCATCCTCGCGGAGAGCGGACTGCTCGCGGGCAAGCGCGCGACCTTGCACTGGGAAGCGGCGGCGGCGTTCGCGGAGCAATATCCGGACATCGAGACGAGTCAGGAACTCTTCGAGATCGACACGCGCCGCATCACGTGCGCGGGCGGCACGGCATCCATCGACATGATGCTCGACCTGATCGCGCGCGAGCACGGCGCGAGCCTCGCCGCGCAAGTCTCCGAGCAGTTCGTGCTGGGACGTATCCGGCAACGTTCGGATCATCAGCGTTTGCAGATCGCGGCGCGTTACGGCATCCATAACCGCAAGTTGATTCAGGTGATCGGCGTGATGGAGCAGAACATGGAGGAGCCGCTCTCGCCCGATGCGCTCGCCGAATCGATCGGCGTAACGCGGCGTCAGCTCGAACGGCTGTTCTGCTCGGCGATGAAAGACACGCCCACGCATTTCTATCTCGGTCTGCGGCTCACGCGTGCGCGCGAGCTGCTTCAGCAGACCGATATGTCGATACTCGCCGTATGCGTCGCGTGCGGCTTCGAATCGCCGTCGCATTTTTCGCGGACGTATCGCGCGCGTTTCGGCACGAGCCCGCGACAGGATCGCAGTGCACGGCGCGGCGTGGTTCCTGTGCGGCTTGTGGCGGCTTAGAAGGAATGCCGCATACCAATACGCACGTCGGCCTGCGTATTCGACGACGACGGCGTAAAGCTATAGCCGATCACCGCATCGATCGGGCCGGAAGCGCGCAGATAGTCGCCGGAGATATAAACATCCGTGCGCTTCGAGAGCAGATAGTGCAGCCCGAGCGAGCCCTGATTCCAGTGATTGCCTTCGAAACGCGTGTGCTGATAGCCGCCGTAGAGCATCACGTCGGGCCTGAACGTGTATGACGCGCCGGCTTCGTAGACCTTCATGTAGGACGTCACGCCGAGCCCTTTGATGGCGGTCCATGTGAAGTTGCCCGACAACATCACGTCGCCGATGGTCCACGCGCCGCCGACCGCGAGCGCGCCTTGCTTATCGACCGGAAACGCGTTCGCGCTGTAGAGATCGGTGACGGCGCCCGTTGCAGGATCGACGGTTACGGTCGGCTGGCCGAGGAAGCTGCGCGCGCCGATCATCGCATACGGATCGAACGCATAGATGCCGTTCGGATTGTTGAGCTGCGTATAGGCGACGCCCAAATTGAAGGTGTTTGCGGCGTAATGGCCGCCCACGCTCCACGCGCTGTTGCGATGAAAATTGCCCGCGACATTGCCGAACGAATACATGCCGCCGAACGTAAAGCCGCCGAAGTTATTGGAGAGAAACTTGATCGAGTTCGGCAGGCGGTCGCCGTTCATGCGGTCGAAGTCGCCCTGATGGATCGCATAGCCGCTCGCCCACGCCGAGATGTTGTAGAGGTAGACGAACTCTTCGGTCATGTCGAGCTGATTGCCGAGCGAGAGCGTGCCCCACTGATTCTTCAAACCGACATACGCCTGCCGCCCGAACTCCGAGCCGCCGAACGCGTATTGACCGTTGCCGAGGTGAAAGCCCGACTCCAGCACGAAGACCGCCTGCAAGCCGCCGCCGAGATCCTCGACGCCGCGAAAGCCAATGCGGTTGCCGTAAGAGATGCCATCGTCGAACTTGACGACGTGCGAGCCGCCCGTGTTGCTCACCCAGGTGATGCCCGCATCGAGAATGCCGTAGAGCGTCACGCTGCTTTGAGCATGCGCTTGCGTGGACGCGAGGGCTGCGCCCGCAGCGACCGCAATGCCTGCGATTGTGTTTGCGCGTGCCCGGGCCGCGCTCGCGGCAAGTGCTTTTCTCATGTGCTGGTCCTTTGCTCGTCTTGATGTGTCTGTCATTGGAATAAGCGATGCCCTGCCTCGCACGCATCGCGTGAAAGCATGTCGCATGACTTGCCGGGAACTGCGGAAGACTGCCGCCGACTGCGCTCGACCTGCTGCGCGGCGCATCGAAACGTCGCGCCGATGACGTAAAAATAAGGCCCCATATATGTCGCGGCTCGACTGAGTGCGACGAAAATCTGTCCAGTTGCGACCCATCCCGCCGGGGCGCGGGATGGGCGCATTCGATTCGCTACTTCGTGCCCAGCGCGGTTTGTACGGCTTCGAGTCCGTTGCCGCCGCTTGCCGTGGTCACGCCATCGAGCCACGACTTCAGCAACTCGGGATGATGCTTCAGCGCATCCGTTGCGGCGGCATCGACATTGGTCTTCTTTTCCAGCACGTCGGTGATCACGCCGTTCTCCAGATCGACGTTGAACGTCATCTGCCTGAAGAGCCGCGCGACGTTGGGACACTGCTGCTCGTAGCCGCTGCGCGAGACCGTATTGACCGTCGCGCCGCCGTAGTTCGGACCGAAGTACTTGTCGCCGCCGTCGAGATAAGCAAGCTTGAACTTCGTGTTCATCAAATGCGGCTCCCACGCGAGAAACACAATCCACTTCTTCTCGCGCACCGCGCGCTCCACTTGCGTGAGCATCGCCGTTTCGCTCGATTCGACCAGCTTCCAGTTGCCGAGACCGAAGGCTTTGTCATCGACCATATGCTTGATGTTCTGGTTCGCCGGCGCGCCGGGCTCGATGCCGTAGATGCGGCTGTCGAACTTGTCGGCGTTCTTCGCCAGGTCCGCGAACGAATGCACGCCTGCCGCGGCCACGTAATCCGGCACGGCGAGCGTGAACTTCGCGTTGGAGAGATTCGGGCGCACCACGTCGATGGATTTGTCATCGAAGAAGGGCTTCACGAGCGGCGCCTGCGCGGGCATCCAGTTGCCGAGGAACACGTCGATCTGCCCTTTCTTCATGCCCTGATACGTGATCGGCACGGACAGGTTCGCAACGTTCTGCCTGTAGCCGAGCGCCTTGAGCACGACGCCGCTCATCGCATTGGTGGCGTCGATGTCGGTCCAGCCGGGACCGGCCATGCGCACTTGCGTGCACGACTGCGGCTCGGCGGCGAATGCGTGAGACGCCGCGCAGATCAGCGCGGTCGTGAAAAGCGCACGGATAAAGCCCTTTTTCATGGTGCTTTCCTGTCGATGTGGGGAGTGGGTGTGATCGGATCGTCAGTGCTCGACGGCCGGGAAGCGTGCCATCGCTTCGAGATCGTCCAGATCGATGTGATTGCGCATGTAACGCTGGCTCGCATCGACATGCGGCTGCCAGTCCCACGACTGGATCGTGCCGCGCGTGGTCGCCGCAAAGTGAAAATGACGGCGGCGCTGGCTCTTCAGCACGTCCTGATGCAGCGCATCGAGATTCCAGCGCCGCGCGATCTCGTCACGAAACTCGGCCACTTGCGCGGCGTAACGTGCGTCACGCGCGAGGTTCTCGCGCTCGAACGGATCGGCCTTCACATCGTAGAGCTGATCGGGATCGACGCTCGCATGGATGAACTTGAAGCGCCCGCGCCGGATCATCACGACCGGCGCGATCGCGCCTTCCGCGAGATATTCGCCGATGGCTTCGTCGTGGCCGCCGGTCTCGCGCAAATGCGGCACGAGGCTTTGACCGTCGATGCTGTCGGGCCATGATGACATCGCTTCGCCGCGCGCGAGTTCGACGAGCGTCGGCAGCACATCGAGATGCGACACCGAATCTTCCACGCGATGCGCGCGGAACTGCTTCGGCGCATGCACGATCAACGGCACGCGGCAGCCGCCTTCGAAGAAGGTCATCTTGTACCAAAGGCCGCGCTCGCCGAGCATCTCGCCATGATCCGACGTGACGACGACAATCGTGTCGTCCGCGAGGCCTGCCTGTTCGAGCGCTTCGAGAATCGATGCGAACTGATCATCGACATAGGACACCGCGCCGTAGTACGCGCGCCGCGCGTGCCGAACCTGCTGCTCGGTCGGCGGCGTGCGGTCCGCTTCGTAGACATGACGCAGGCGCTTCGAATGGGGATCGCATGCGTCGAGCGAGTCACGATACGAAGGCATGTCGATTTCGTCGTCGCGATACAGGTCCCAGTACTTGCGCGGGATCGCGTAAGGATCATGCGGATGCGTAAGCGATGCGACCATCATGAACGGCCGCGCATCCTTGCCTGCGTTGCGCTGGCGCGCGATATCGAAGAGCTTCTGACGCGTGGTGAACGTTACTTCGTCGTCGAAGTCGAGTTGATTGGTGCGCACGCATGGGCCTGCGTCGATCACGGAACTCATGTTGTGATACCACGAGGGGCGCGCGTCGAAGTTCTGCCAGTCGGGCGTCCAGCCGAAATCGGCGGGATAGATGTCGGTGGTGAGACGTTCCTCGAAACCGTGCAACTGATCCGCGCCGCAGAAATGCATCTTGCCGGAGAGAATCGTGCGATAGCCTTCCGCACGCAGATAATGCGCGAACGTCAGCGTCTCCGACGGAAACTCGGCCGCATTGTCATACGCGCCGATCTGCGACGGCAGCTTGCCCGCGAGAAGCGAGAAGCGCGACGGCGCGCACAAAGGGCTCGCGCAATACGCGGAGTCGAACACGACGCCTTCGCGCGCGAGCGCATCGATGCGCGGCGTCTTCGTCACGCGGTTGCCGTAGGCGGACAGTGCGAAGGGCGTGAGTTGATCGGCCATCAACACCAGGATATTTTGTTTCGTCTCAAGCATGAATGCGTGCCTCGAATAGAATCCGTAACAGTCGGCTCGTTCCATGGACGAGCGTCCAGCCTCACTATTGCCGTTCAATTCGCGGCTGTGAAGACAGCAATTCGTTATGCGTTCATAAGGGGGCGTTATGCCGCGGCCGGATCGTCTGCCGCCCATGCAGGCGTTATTGATGTTCGAATCCGCCGCGCGCCTGGCAAGTTTCACGGCCGCGGCGCGTGAGCTTGGCTCGACGCAGCCTGCCGTGAGCCAGCGCGTCGTGCAGCTCGAAGAAGCGCTGGGCGCGGCGCTGTTCGAGCGCGGGCATCGCGGCGTCACGCTCACGGAAGACGGCGTGCGTCTGTTCGAAGCCGTGCGGCAAGGACTCGACGTCATTCGCAGCGCCACAGCCGATATCCGTGCCCGCCGCGCGCAACGCACGCTCACGCTGTCGACGGATTTCGGCTTCGCCACGTTCTGGCTGATGCCGCGTCTGCCGCAGTTCAAGGCGCTGATGCCCGATGTCGACGTGAAGATCATCACATCGCAGAGCATGCCGAGCGCATCGGGCGATCATGCGGATGTCGTGATCGTGTTCGGCGACACGCAGGCCGACTGGGGCACGCGCAGCGCCGTGAAGCTGTTCGCCGAATGCGTGGTGCCGGTGTGCAGCCCCGCGCTGATCGCGGGCGAGACGACGCCGCGCAATGCCGCCGATCTGCTCGCGCTGCCGCTGCTGCATCTGGAACCGACCTTTCCGGAACGCTGGCTTTCGTGGAACGCATGGTTCGAAGCACACGGGCTCGCCGCACCGCCGACGCACGGCGGCTTCACCTTCAACAGCTATGCGCTCGTCACGCATGCGGCGGTGATGGGCCAGGGCGTTGCGCTCGGCTGGGCGCCGCTCATCGACGAACTGATCGTAACGGGTCAGCTTGTCGCGCTGTGCGATGCGCCGCTTGTCACCGAGCGCGGTTATGTGCTCGTCACGCCGCGCGAGCCGTCGTCCGCGGTGCGCGCCTTCAGCGAATGGCTGCTCGACGAATGCGAAGTGGTCCGCTGACGCTTTCGTACTAGCTGCGCGGCGGTTCGCTTCTATCCGCGCGCTGCCTGCGTTTGCTCTACTAGCGTGTACGTTCGCCGCATGTCGCGGCGCTGCGATCATTCGAA
This portion of the Caballeronia insecticola genome encodes:
- a CDS encoding acetoacetate--CoA ligase: MDRQDAIRESARLFAREPLFQPPAGQIEASRMTAFIQAFEKTTGQRFANYPELHAYTAREYRQFWKCFLDSAHGLEWSGSNEPVCIGNQCESARFFPNVELNYAENLLGARIAPDSAPALTSHYADGRRICYTRGELRERVARLAQALADLGLKPGDRVVAIMRNDADAITAALAVTALGATLSTAAPENGVQAILDRFAPLAPTMLFAHTMQRSFDTGSSISGHVAAVAAQLPSLTDIVCLDETSLPSTVAQRQHEIRSLIVRGDAMRFGWTRFPFNHPLFIMFSSGTTGKPKCIVHGAGGTLVEHVKEHRLHSDLGPGDKLFFHTSCSWMMWNWQLSVLASGVEIVTYDGPVAAVDTLWRIVANERATVFGTSPAYLKMCEDAGLEPAAQFDLSALRAMMSTGAVLYDSQFQWVHDHVKQLQLQSISGGTDIIGCFVLGNPNLPVYAGEAQCKSLGLDVQAFDQGASTIMPGELVCTNPFPSRPLGFFGDDDGARFHRAYFAANEGVWTHGDVIEFSPQGSARLHGRSDGVLNVRGINVSPGEIYRILSEIAEVRQAMAVPQTGANAGDAGQRIVLLLVLRPGAQLNAALAARVRRELTRQGSAALVPDIIVQVDGLPVTHNGKPSEAAARDAVNGLPARNVSSLANPECLDAIREHPSLSRERRELPEPGKSAAQIEVYLCALWEQQFSFSPIGRDDNFFELGGHSLLAARMLADVQRTTGRVLPIATMIVAPTISRLAAVLAADPDTRAENSTLVQMRAGSGRPLFMVHSITGSVMECLTLAGMLQNERPVYGLQALGLDGDAAPQHSVEEMAKVYVQRMREAQPHGPYALVGYSFGGLIAFEIAQQLVAAGEPIEMLCLLDTYVHEHCLPWPLWTRFQAGVVAERLREFRTLDARARVGYMRGKAAAIADRVRMRMGKQAHKAAPDAQGLPPVLLRVRESMRVAMTTYKPRHYLGGPIVYVRATVLDEARGDPLPVWQRVAKQGLYIMKVDGKHTDLVVEPHLATVAQTLTRALSSA
- a CDS encoding GlxA family transcriptional regulator encodes the protein MPAPQDFHFLLLPEFSSIGFMSAIEPLRVANRFAGELYRWHIVSADGGPVAASNGISLNAECAFDEVADARTVFVVSGFEPLSSYTRAIGDWLRRLDRAGATLGGIDTGSFILAESGLLAGKRATLHWEAAAAFAEQYPDIETSQELFEIDTRRITCAGGTASIDMMLDLIAREHGASLAAQVSEQFVLGRIRQRSDHQRLQIAARYGIHNRKLIQVIGVMEQNMEEPLSPDALAESIGVTRRQLERLFCSAMKDTPTHFYLGLRLTRARELLQQTDMSILAVCVACGFESPSHFSRTYRARFGTSPRQDRSARRGVVPVRLVAA
- a CDS encoding porin, whose product is MRKALAASAARARANTIAGIAVAAGAALASTQAHAQSSVTLYGILDAGITWVSNTGGSHVVKFDDGISYGNRIGFRGVEDLGGGLQAVFVLESGFHLGNGQYAFGGSEFGRQAYVGLKNQWGTLSLGNQLDMTEEFVYLYNISAWASGYAIHQGDFDRMNGDRLPNSIKFLSNNFGGFTFGGMYSFGNVAGNFHRNSAWSVGGHYAANTFNLGVAYTQLNNPNGIYAFDPYAMIGARSFLGQPTVTVDPATGAVTDLYSANAFPVDKQGALAVGGAWTIGDVMLSGNFTWTAIKGLGVTSYMKVYEAGASYTFRPDVMLYGGYQHTRFEGNHWNQGSLGLHYLLSKRTDVYISGDYLRASGPIDAVIGYSFTPSSSNTQADVRIGMRHSF
- a CDS encoding choline ABC transporter substrate-binding protein, coding for MKKGFIRALFTTALICAASHAFAAEPQSCTQVRMAGPGWTDIDATNAMSGVVLKALGYRQNVANLSVPITYQGMKKGQIDVFLGNWMPAQAPLVKPFFDDKSIDVVRPNLSNAKFTLAVPDYVAAAGVHSFADLAKNADKFDSRIYGIEPGAPANQNIKHMVDDKAFGLGNWKLVESSETAMLTQVERAVREKKWIVFLAWEPHLMNTKFKLAYLDGGDKYFGPNYGGATVNTVSRSGYEQQCPNVARLFRQMTFNVDLENGVITDVLEKKTNVDAAATDALKHHPELLKSWLDGVTTASGGNGLEAVQTALGTK
- the betC gene encoding choline-sulfatase, translated to MLETKQNILVLMADQLTPFALSAYGNRVTKTPRIDALAREGVVFDSAYCASPLCAPSRFSLLAGKLPSQIGAYDNAAEFPSETLTFAHYLRAEGYRTILSGKMHFCGADQLHGFEERLTTDIYPADFGWTPDWQNFDARPSWYHNMSSVIDAGPCVRTNQLDFDDEVTFTTRQKLFDIARQRNAGKDARPFMMVASLTHPHDPYAIPRKYWDLYRDDEIDMPSYRDSLDACDPHSKRLRHVYEADRTPPTEQQVRHARRAYYGAVSYVDDQFASILEALEQAGLADDTIVVVTSDHGEMLGERGLWYKMTFFEGGCRVPLIVHAPKQFRAHRVEDSVSHLDVLPTLVELARGEAMSSWPDSIDGQSLVPHLRETGGHDEAIGEYLAEGAIAPVVMIRRGRFKFIHASVDPDQLYDVKADPFERENLARDARYAAQVAEFRDEIARRWNLDALHQDVLKSQRRRHFHFAATTRGTIQSWDWQPHVDASQRYMRNHIDLDDLEAMARFPAVEH
- a CDS encoding choline sulfate utilization transcriptional regulator, whose product is MPRPDRLPPMQALLMFESAARLASFTAAARELGSTQPAVSQRVVQLEEALGAALFERGHRGVTLTEDGVRLFEAVRQGLDVIRSATADIRARRAQRTLTLSTDFGFATFWLMPRLPQFKALMPDVDVKIITSQSMPSASGDHADVVIVFGDTQADWGTRSAVKLFAECVVPVCSPALIAGETTPRNAADLLALPLLHLEPTFPERWLSWNAWFEAHGLAAPPTHGGFTFNSYALVTHAAVMGQGVALGWAPLIDELIVTGQLVALCDAPLVTERGYVLVTPREPSSAVRAFSEWLLDECEVVR